The stretch of DNA gggaataaagtcaatattttgaaaataaagtaatgacaaaaatagtcattacgagaataaaatcaaaataataaaaaaataaagtcataatattttgagaataatatTACGaaatatttagaatttattctcataatattaaaagtttattctcgtaattttattattttattttcttaacatgGCCTTGTCGTAATGCTGGAAAGAGGGGcctcaaatgaaaatattcttaGAGTCCCAAAAAGGTTTTGGCCGGCCCTGCTGAATCTGCATCTATCCATTAATTGATGATTGTTGTGTCTGGAGCTGgacaaattaaaccaaaatgaaactttatcCCTGCAGATGGATCCCAGCCGGACCCGAACACGCCCTCCAAACGAAGCCGTGCTGCAGCGATCTCAGGATCCGGCGGTCCCAACTCCTCAGTTGGACGACTGCGAGAGGATGGGGACTCTGTTTGGGATGATCAACAAGTGCCTGCGGGGCGTGGGCTTCAACCAGGTCTACTTCGGGGACCGGACAGTGGAGCCAGTGGTGGTTCTGGTCTTCTGGGTACTGCTCTGGTTTCTGGGTTTCCAGGCTTTGGGATTGGTGGGAACTCtgtgcatcatcatcatctacATCCAGAAGTGATGATCCGAGTGGAGCTGCTGGGTTCTTTCGGTGCAGACTGGTTTTATGCTGATGGCGGGTCGTAGTCAGATGTTTTGTGGAGCATCGCTAGTGGAAGTTTGAAGTTATTTAAGGTGGAAATAAACCCTCATCTGTGAACGTTTGGGTTTCCCCCTGGACAATCAAATGGAGCTGTTATTTCCTGctttaattataataatagaAGCTCTGTGCATTAACAGCCAAAGATGATCATTTCCTCCAAACATCCTGATCATTTCCTGTTTCCTATTTCATGACTAAACTGGTTACCtggtttgcttttaaaatatttgccttCACCTTCCGTTTCTGATTTCCAGTGATCATTCCGGCGTATTCCAGAAAATATTCGGTCCAGTTTACGTTTCACCATGATGCCCCTATCACCCTCCATCCAATAGATTCACAGAACACTGTTTGTGTTCAGGagcttcactgcaaaaacacaaaatcttaccaggtattttgggtctagtttttagtgcaaatatctttgtacactcgaaataagacaaaactgacctATAAGTAAATgtttagcaagatataggagattgttttaagtaaataattctttaatattaatcaaaaaGTTCAATTGGTAGTTTATCtcttatgagtgaaataataaCTCAGTAgaactagtattttttaaaatcaatattaagaaattattgaatgaaaataagtttctgtttcttcctgaaaagttgtttgtgagttagttttcttatatcaagtgtattaagatattttcactagaaactagatgaaattactttgtaaaattttgtgtttttgttgaaaagtaTCATGGTGGTGTATGGTGTGTAAACTTCCATTTATTCGAATCGCTTGTAGATAAACTCTTCTCTGGTTCTGAATGCAGTTCTGCCTCACATCAATCCCGGTttttcaggttctgttcatAATTGGAGAAACCAACTGTGCAGCTTTGCCTCACTCTGAGTCATTGTATT from Xiphophorus hellerii strain 12219 chromosome 19, Xiphophorus_hellerii-4.1, whole genome shotgun sequence encodes:
- the fam241a gene encoding uncharacterized protein FAM241A, whose protein sequence is MSALPDHGDGLSMEDQRRRSAAQTFRGDLHSVRMDPSRTRTRPPNEAVLQRSQDPAVPTPQLDDCERMGTLFGMINKCLRGVGFNQVYFGDRTVEPVVVLVFWVLLWFLGFQALGLVGTLCIIIIYIQK